GATTTACGATTTCATGTGAGTTGGTTGTGAATTGCTTTCAGATTTTACATCAACTTCTCCCCTCTTTATTTAAAAGACAATCCCGGCTTTTGGCCGGGACTCCCTAAACTGTTTTCACAGCGGAATAATCCTTATTGTGAATTGCTTTCAGATTGTGATACAAAGTTATAAGCTGATATGAATTAAGCAAGAAAATTCTTGCTTTTTCTTATCCCCAAATCAAAGGATTTTTATTCCCATAAAATTATGGATTGTTTTTAAAATAATTAGTGATAGTTTAGCAGCACCTACACATAAAATTTATGACAAAAATTCTTGGTCTCGATCTTGGCGTTGCCTCCATTGGCTGGGCATATATTGAACAAACAGAAAACGCGGCTAAAATTCTGGGAACCGGCGTTCGCATCATTCCATTGTTTGATGATGAGCGCGATGAGTTTTCGCAGGGCAATGCTATTTCAAAACATCAGAAACGCACATTAAAGCGAACACAACGTAAAGGCTACGACCGCTACCAACTTCGGAAATTTGCGCTTAAAGCAGCATTGGAAAAAATAAATGCGGTGCCTGATGCGACATTATTTTCATTAACATCGGTTGAACTATATGGCTTACGCCACAAAGCGGTAACCGAAAAAATAACACTTCAGGAATTAGGCCGTATTTGGCTGCACCTGAATCAGAAACGCGGATATAAAGGAAGCCGAACTGATGATGCAAACGATACTAAGCAAACGCAGTATGTTGCCGAAGTGAATACACGCTTCAAAACAATTACTGAACTGGGGTTAACAGTTGGTAAGTTTTTTCATAAACAACTTCTTGAAGATCCCAACAAACCAATTAAAGGCGAAGTATTTCCGCGTGAGGCCTACATGCAGGAGTTTGATCTTATTTGGAACAAACAATCGGAATACTACGGTGAATTGCTGAATGATGTTTTAAAAAACGAAATACGTAACCGCATTATCTATTATCAGCGACCTTTAAAATCAAAGAAAGAACTGGTTTCAGTATGCGAATTTGAAGGCAAGTGGTATGAAAAAGGAACTAAAAAACTATTTGCCGGACCTAAGGTTACTCCCCGAAGTGCGCCTTTATTTCAAGTATGTAAACTCTGGGAAAGCATTAATAATATTACGATAAAACACAAAACCGGTTCAGAATATCAGATCAGTAACGAACAGAAAAAAATACTATTCGATTATCTTAATGTCAATTCCAATCTTTCACCAACGGAACTGTTCAAATTACTGAAAATTGGTAAAAATGACGGTTATACGCCCAATGAGCAAATTCGTAAAAAAGGAATACAGGGCAACACCACCAAAGCGGCGATCTTGAATATTCTCAAAGACAATCCTTCGGCTGAATCGCTCACCCGTTTTGAGCTAACTATTGAGCAGTATCAGGAAGAATATGCAGATACGACTACAGGTGAACTCATTAAAATTGATCGTCAGCGCATAACACCTTCTTATGAACAGGAGCCGCTGTACAAACTTTGGCATTTAATTTATTCATCTCAAGAGAAAGACTTGACCGACTTAAAACTCAAATTGCAAAGTGACTTCCCCCTTTCGGAAGAAGAAGCCGAGCAATTATTAAAACTCGATTTTACGCGAGGCGGGCACGGAAATAAAAGCGCACGGGCAATTCGAAACATCTTGCCTTATTTACAGCAAGGAAAAAAATACAGCGAGGCTTGTGCTCTTGCCGGGTACAACCATTCGGACAGCAGAACGAAAGATGAAAATCTGAAACGTGATCTTGAAGAAAAATTATGTCTGCTTCCCAAAAATAGTTTGCGGCAGCCGGTAGTTGAGAAAATTTTGAATCAAATGATTCATTTGGTTAATGCAATTTTGGAAGCGCCTGAATTTGGCCGCCCCGATGAAATACGCGTTGAGCTTGCCCGTGAACTGAAACAAAGTAAAGATGAACGGAATGATGCCTATAATGGAATTAATGAACGGGAACGGGAAAATGAAAAGTTGAGAAAACAATTATTACAGCATCCTGAATTTCAAAAATCATTCGTTTCTAAAAGAGACCTTGATAAATACAGACTATGGCTTGAGTTTGAAGGTATTTCACCCTACGAGCCGAACAAACAGGTTTCTCTTTCTGCATTATTCAGCAATCAATACGATATCGAACATATTATTCCGCGTTCACGTTTATTTGACGATAGTTATTCAAACAAAACATTTTGCAGACGCGAGTTAAACTCTGGCGAAAACGGGAAGAACCAACAAACTGCTTATGAATTTATGCAGTCGAAACCGGAGTTCGATCAGTTTATTGAACTAGTTGAAAAAACCTATAAAACCAAAAAGATTGGCCGGGCCAAACGCGATAAATTATTGATGACCGGCGATAAAATTCCGTCGGGTTTTATTGATCGCCAGTTAAGACAAACCCAATACATCGCCAAAAAAGCACGCGAAATTTTAGATGCGGTTTGTCGCAATGTGCATGCATCAAGCGGCGGCGTAACCGACTATTTGCGCGACCAATGGGGCTACAATGAAATACTTGAACAGCTTCAGCTTGAACGCTACCGTGCAGTTGGCCAGACCGAAATGCGCGACCAAAAAGACAAACAGGGTAATATTATTAAAGTTGAGCGCATAAAAGATTGGTCAAAGCGCGACGATCATCGCCACCATGCCATTGATGCGTTGGTTGTAGCCTGTACAAATGCAAAAATTATTAAGCGGCTGAATGATTTAAACCAAACTGTTGTTGCCGGTAAAAATGAAAGCAAACAAGATGCACTGAAAGCATCGGGCGATATGGGGCTTAAAACATTTATTGCAGGCGAACGAATTTTTAAACCCGCAGAAGTATCAGCAGCCGCAGAACAAATTTTAGTTTCTTACAAACAAGGGCGTAAAGTAACGGCAAAAGCCAAACGCATGGCCAAAGTAGCCGGTGAACTAAAGGTGGTGCAAAAAAACATTCCGGTTCCCAGAGGTCCTTTGCACGAAGAAAGTGTTTACGGAAAGATTAAAGTTCCTAAACGCTGGAAGCTTGATCACCGTTTTGAACTTGCACATTTAATAGCAAACGCTGCACATAAAAAACTCGTTCAGGACAGACTTAAAGCACATAACGGGAATGCCACAAAAGCTTTTTCCGAACCAATTTGGTTAGATAAAAAGCAAACGAAAAAATTAACGCACGTTGAGCTGAATGAATGGCAGTATGTACTTTCCTACTCGCTTTCACAAATCACGAAGCCGGATGATGTAAAATGGATTGTGGATAAAGCTGTACGTGATGTTGTACGTGAGCATTTGGAAAAGCACGAAAACAACGTTAAGAAAGCATTTGGTGACCTCCAAGGCAACCCGGTTTGGCTGAATAAAGAAAAAAATATTCAGGTAAAAAGGGTGAGAATGTTTACCGGTCTTGATGTTGTAGAGCCAATATGGAAAAATGAAAAGGACGAATACATTGGTTTCGTAAAGCCCGGATCAAATCACCATATTGCATTATACATAGATAAAGACGGCAGCATTCAGGAGCATGTCGCTACTTTCTTTCATGCGGTACAGCGAGAATTGAAAGGACTTCCTGCAATTATTAAAAACCCTGCAGATGTGTGGGAGAAAGTTGCTCAGAAAGAAAATATATCGCAGGAGTTTCTTGAAAAATTGCCAGATGCAAACTGGTCATACAAACTAAGTATGAAAGCAAACGACCTTTTTGTTTTTGGATTAGACGGGGATGCTTTAAATGAAGCACTAAGAAGTAATGATCTTACTATACTTGCTAAACATTTATTCAGGGTACGTAAACTAACATCTGGAAATTATTGGTTTCAGCATCATTATGAAACAGAGCCACGCGAATCTGTTGCTGATAAACAAGCAGGAAGAGCTATCCAAGCCAGCAAAAGTACAATGACTGGTATAAAAGTAAAGATCGACCGGCTCGGCCGTATCTCGCTAACCAATGATTAAACGTACCCTCTATTTCGGTAATCCCACCTACCTCTCGCTGCGCCATGCGCAGCTGGTAATCCGTTTGCCCGAAGTGGAAAAAAACGACACACTGCCCGAAACGTTCAAAAAAGAAGCTGTTAAAACAATTCCGGTTGAAGACATAGGCGTAGTGGTGCTCGATCACAAACAAATTACAATTACACAGGCTCTATTGGGCGCACTTCTGGATAATAATGCAGCAGTAATTACCTGCGATGATACGCGCCTGCCGTCGGGCATGCTGCTTCCGCTTGCGGGAAATACCCTGCAAACCGAGCGTTTCAGGGCGCAGATTGACGCCTCCCAACCGTTGAAGAAAAATCTTTGGCAACAAACCGTATCGGCAAAAATTGCCAATCAGGCTGCATTACTGGCCAAACTCGGGAAACCGGTTGACAATATGAAATACTGGAGCAGCAACGTGCTTTCGGGCGATCAGCAAAACCACGAAGCCCGTGCGGCCGCCTGGTACTGGAAAAATCTTTTTCCGCACGAATGGGGGTTTCTGCGCGAACGGAATGGCATTGCGCCCAACAACCTGCTCAATTATGGCTATGCGCTGCTGCGGGCTGTGGTAGCACGTGGTCTGGTAAGCTCCGGTTTGTTACCCACACTGGGCATCCATCACCGGAATAAATACAATGCCTATTGTCTGGCCGACGATATTATGGAACCCTACCGCCCTTTTGTGGACGAAATAGTGGTGAAGATTACCCGTTCGGGAACCGACTTTCAGGAACTC
This genomic stretch from Bacteroidota bacterium harbors:
- the cas9 gene encoding type II CRISPR RNA-guided endonuclease Cas9 (Cas9, originally named Csn1, is the large, multifunctional signature protein of type II CRISPR/Cas systems. It is well known even to general audiences because its RNA-guided endonuclease activity has made it a popular tool for custom editing of eukaryotic genomes.) — encoded protein: MTKILGLDLGVASIGWAYIEQTENAAKILGTGVRIIPLFDDERDEFSQGNAISKHQKRTLKRTQRKGYDRYQLRKFALKAALEKINAVPDATLFSLTSVELYGLRHKAVTEKITLQELGRIWLHLNQKRGYKGSRTDDANDTKQTQYVAEVNTRFKTITELGLTVGKFFHKQLLEDPNKPIKGEVFPREAYMQEFDLIWNKQSEYYGELLNDVLKNEIRNRIIYYQRPLKSKKELVSVCEFEGKWYEKGTKKLFAGPKVTPRSAPLFQVCKLWESINNITIKHKTGSEYQISNEQKKILFDYLNVNSNLSPTELFKLLKIGKNDGYTPNEQIRKKGIQGNTTKAAILNILKDNPSAESLTRFELTIEQYQEEYADTTTGELIKIDRQRITPSYEQEPLYKLWHLIYSSQEKDLTDLKLKLQSDFPLSEEEAEQLLKLDFTRGGHGNKSARAIRNILPYLQQGKKYSEACALAGYNHSDSRTKDENLKRDLEEKLCLLPKNSLRQPVVEKILNQMIHLVNAILEAPEFGRPDEIRVELARELKQSKDERNDAYNGINERERENEKLRKQLLQHPEFQKSFVSKRDLDKYRLWLEFEGISPYEPNKQVSLSALFSNQYDIEHIIPRSRLFDDSYSNKTFCRRELNSGENGKNQQTAYEFMQSKPEFDQFIELVEKTYKTKKIGRAKRDKLLMTGDKIPSGFIDRQLRQTQYIAKKAREILDAVCRNVHASSGGVTDYLRDQWGYNEILEQLQLERYRAVGQTEMRDQKDKQGNIIKVERIKDWSKRDDHRHHAIDALVVACTNAKIIKRLNDLNQTVVAGKNESKQDALKASGDMGLKTFIAGERIFKPAEVSAAAEQILVSYKQGRKVTAKAKRMAKVAGELKVVQKNIPVPRGPLHEESVYGKIKVPKRWKLDHRFELAHLIANAAHKKLVQDRLKAHNGNATKAFSEPIWLDKKQTKKLTHVELNEWQYVLSYSLSQITKPDDVKWIVDKAVRDVVREHLEKHENNVKKAFGDLQGNPVWLNKEKNIQVKRVRMFTGLDVVEPIWKNEKDEYIGFVKPGSNHHIALYIDKDGSIQEHVATFFHAVQRELKGLPAIIKNPADVWEKVAQKENISQEFLEKLPDANWSYKLSMKANDLFVFGLDGDALNEALRSNDLTILAKHLFRVRKLTSGNYWFQHHYETEPRESVADKQAGRAIQASKSTMTGIKVKIDRLGRISLTND
- the cas1 gene encoding type II CRISPR-associated endonuclease Cas1 encodes the protein MIKRTLYFGNPTYLSLRHAQLVIRLPEVEKNDTLPETFKKEAVKTIPVEDIGVVVLDHKQITITQALLGALLDNNAAVITCDDTRLPSGMLLPLAGNTLQTERFRAQIDASQPLKKNLWQQTVSAKIANQAALLAKLGKPVDNMKYWSSNVLSGDQQNHEARAAAWYWKNLFPHEWGFLRERNGIAPNNLLNYGYALLRAVVARGLVSSGLLPTLGIHHRNKYNAYCLADDIMEPYRPFVDEIVVKITRSGTDFQELTKEIKQELLGIPVIDVELDGESSPLMVGLQRTTASLARCFMGEARKIVYPELK